A genomic segment from Alistipes senegalensis JC50 encodes:
- a CDS encoding nucleotide exchange factor GrpE, with protein MKKQEVYNEAVSGDEGFAPGDGYPSCDGEPCANVSDTADDATDTMADDDPAAEDDAAKALEAAVAQWQDKFVRLQAEFDNYRKRTLKEKMELVQTGGRDVLLAMLPVRDDVQRAVDAMQKSDDLEALRAGVTLISQKFTEALRQKGVTEIEVLDKEFDADLSEAVARFAAGDEKKGKVIDVVQTGYKLGDKVLRFAKVVVGE; from the coding sequence ATGAAAAAGCAAGAAGTTTATAATGAAGCCGTTAGCGGCGACGAAGGTTTCGCTCCGGGCGACGGTTATCCTTCGTGCGACGGTGAACCCTGTGCCAATGTGTCAGACACGGCAGACGATGCGACTGACACAATGGCAGACGACGATCCGGCTGCCGAGGACGATGCCGCCAAGGCGCTCGAAGCGGCCGTGGCCCAGTGGCAGGACAAATTCGTGCGTTTGCAGGCCGAGTTCGACAACTACCGCAAGCGGACGCTCAAAGAGAAGATGGAACTGGTGCAGACCGGGGGCCGCGACGTGCTGCTGGCCATGCTGCCCGTGCGCGACGACGTGCAGCGCGCCGTGGACGCCATGCAGAAGAGCGATGATCTGGAGGCGCTGCGGGCGGGCGTGACGCTCATTTCGCAGAAATTCACCGAGGCGCTGCGCCAGAAGGGCGTGACCGAGATCGAGGTGCTGGACAAGGAGTTCGACGCCGATCTCTCGGAGGCCGTGGCGCGGTTCGCCGCCGGCGACGAGAAGAAGGGCAAGGTCATCGACGTGGTTCAGACGGGCTACAAGCTGGGCGACAAGGTGCTGCGCTTCGCAAAAGTTGTTGTAGGAGAGTAG
- the alr gene encoding alanine racemase, with protein sequence MKYLLSQIAAVVGGKFSGTDCEVQSVVTDSRSLTCELGSGPMFVAMCGANHDSHDYIAQMYARGVRAFLTERSVEPLPGCGYVVVGNAIAALQCLAAYHRAQFKGTVVGITGSNGKTVIKEWIAEELPAGMKCYRSPKSYNSQLGVPLSVLMIEGDEQLALIEAGISKPGEMERLERIIRPDVVVFTSIGDAHQENFLNLEQKCNEKMILAHRARTIVYHSYYEPLGRMIAARFAERKLCDAAACPQVPEAVIGNEASRRNAQLVEAFCAAMGYPAPSFSEAPEVAMRLEVKDGINDSVLINDAYNLDLNSLALALDYLHNVALSRRRTLVLSDIAQSGLTDDELYGRVAGMVSRAGIDTLIGIGPKLKRYAALFDCDKEFFASTDECIARIGRRAVAGRAVLLKGAREYRFEKLAHALARKSHTTVLEVDLDAMIHNLNYFRSKLDFRTKLVAMVKAGSYGAGDFEVAQMLQHQGVDYLAVAFADEGVLLRERGITMPIVVLNADADSFDQMIANRLEPEIYSFRSLADFADAVSHAGEIRYPIHLKLDTGMHRLGFMEDEIERLCGELPKLPAVKVASVFSHLNCADMPEEDAYTRAQIARYDRMSAAVAASLPYPVIRHTANSAAIERFPEAQFDMCRLGLGLYGFGWEHNPGLRPVSTLKTRIVQIKRLEAGDAVGYGRAGKLLRPTVTATVPIGYADGLDRHLGCGRWSMRVNGRPAPIVGRVCMDSCMIDVTDIPGVGEGDEAVIFSAEPGNDLETMARVLGTIPYEIMTSVSGRVKRIYLKE encoded by the coding sequence ATGAAATATCTGCTTTCGCAAATCGCCGCCGTCGTGGGCGGCAAGTTCTCGGGCACGGACTGCGAGGTGCAGTCGGTGGTGACCGACAGCCGTTCGCTGACGTGCGAACTGGGCTCCGGACCGATGTTCGTCGCCATGTGCGGCGCCAACCACGATTCGCACGACTACATCGCGCAGATGTATGCGCGCGGAGTGAGGGCGTTCCTCACCGAGCGCAGCGTCGAACCCCTGCCCGGATGCGGGTACGTCGTGGTCGGGAACGCCATCGCGGCCCTGCAATGCCTGGCGGCTTACCACCGGGCGCAGTTCAAAGGCACGGTCGTGGGCATCACCGGGTCGAACGGCAAGACCGTCATCAAGGAGTGGATCGCCGAGGAGCTGCCCGCAGGGATGAAGTGCTACCGCTCGCCCAAGAGTTACAATTCGCAGCTGGGCGTGCCGCTGTCGGTGCTGATGATCGAGGGCGACGAGCAGCTGGCGCTGATCGAGGCGGGCATCTCGAAGCCCGGGGAGATGGAGCGGCTGGAGCGGATCATCCGTCCCGACGTGGTGGTCTTCACCTCGATCGGCGACGCGCATCAGGAGAACTTCCTCAATCTGGAGCAGAAATGCAACGAAAAGATGATCCTCGCCCACCGGGCCCGGACCATCGTTTATCATAGTTATTACGAGCCGCTGGGACGCATGATCGCCGCACGGTTCGCCGAACGGAAGCTCTGCGACGCCGCGGCGTGCCCGCAGGTTCCCGAGGCGGTGATCGGCAACGAGGCGTCGCGCCGCAACGCCCAGCTCGTCGAGGCGTTCTGCGCGGCGATGGGTTATCCCGCGCCGTCGTTCTCCGAGGCCCCCGAGGTCGCCATGCGGCTGGAGGTCAAGGACGGCATCAACGACTCGGTGCTCATCAACGACGCCTACAACCTCGATCTCAATTCGCTGGCGCTGGCGCTGGACTATCTGCACAACGTGGCGTTGTCGCGCCGCCGGACGCTCGTGCTGTCGGACATCGCGCAGAGCGGACTGACGGACGACGAACTGTACGGCCGCGTGGCCGGGATGGTCTCGCGGGCGGGCATCGACACGCTGATCGGCATCGGACCCAAACTGAAACGCTACGCTGCGCTGTTCGACTGCGACAAGGAATTTTTCGCCTCGACCGACGAGTGCATCGCCCGCATCGGCCGCCGGGCCGTGGCGGGACGCGCCGTGCTGCTGAAAGGGGCCCGGGAGTACCGCTTCGAGAAGCTGGCCCATGCCCTGGCGCGCAAGAGCCACACGACGGTGCTGGAGGTCGATCTCGACGCCATGATCCACAACCTCAATTACTTCCGCTCGAAGCTCGATTTCCGGACGAAGCTCGTGGCGATGGTCAAGGCGGGGTCGTACGGCGCAGGGGATTTCGAGGTGGCGCAGATGCTCCAACATCAGGGCGTCGATTATCTGGCCGTGGCGTTCGCCGATGAGGGCGTGTTGCTGCGCGAGCGGGGGATCACGATGCCGATCGTGGTGCTGAATGCCGACGCCGACAGTTTCGACCAGATGATCGCTAACCGGCTGGAACCCGAGATATACAGTTTCCGTTCGCTGGCCGATTTCGCCGATGCGGTGTCGCACGCCGGAGAGATCCGCTATCCCATCCACCTGAAACTCGACACGGGCATGCACCGGCTGGGATTCATGGAGGACGAAATCGAGCGTCTGTGCGGGGAGCTGCCGAAACTGCCCGCCGTGAAGGTGGCGTCGGTATTCTCGCACCTGAACTGCGCCGACATGCCCGAAGAGGACGCCTACACGCGGGCGCAGATCGCGCGTTACGACCGCATGAGCGCGGCCGTCGCCGCGTCGCTGCCGTATCCCGTGATTCGCCATACGGCCAATTCGGCCGCCATCGAGCGGTTTCCCGAGGCGCAGTTCGACATGTGCCGCCTCGGGCTGGGACTCTACGGCTTCGGCTGGGAGCACAATCCGGGCCTGCGTCCGGTATCGACGCTCAAAACCCGCATCGTGCAGATCAAGCGTCTCGAAGCGGGCGACGCCGTGGGATACGGGCGTGCCGGGAAGCTCCTGCGGCCGACGGTGACGGCTACGGTGCCGATCGGCTATGCCGACGGGCTGGACCGTCACCTGGGGTGCGGACGCTGGTCGATGCGCGTGAACGGGCGGCCCGCGCCGATCGTCGGACGGGTCTGCATGGACAGCTGCATGATCGACGTTACGGACATTCCGGGCGTCGGGGAGGGCGACGAGGCGGTGATCTTCTCGGCGGAGCCGGGCAACGATCTCGAAACGATGGCCCGCGTGCTGGGGACCATCCCCTATGAGATCATGACCTCGGTGTCGGGGCGTGTGAAACGGATTTACCTCAAAGAGTAA
- a CDS encoding SAM-dependent methyltransferase has protein sequence MDYGTLYLIPCPISDETAPWDVLPAANRDVMNSLDYFIVENTRSARRFLSKAGVERPIGELEFRELNEHTAAGREVEELVKPLLEGRSAGVISEAGVPGVADPGALVVEACHRRGIRVVPLVGPSSIILAVMASGLNGQSFAFNGYLPVKPPERAKAIRFFERRALTEGQSQLFIEAPYRNGKLMEQLVQTLGAETRLTVAVELTAPGGRIETRTAGEWRRRPLPELNKRPAIFIIG, from the coding sequence ATGGATTACGGAACCCTCTATCTGATACCTTGCCCGATCTCGGACGAGACGGCGCCCTGGGACGTGCTGCCCGCGGCCAACCGCGACGTGATGAACTCGCTGGACTATTTCATCGTCGAGAATACGCGCTCGGCGCGGCGGTTTTTGTCGAAAGCCGGCGTCGAACGGCCCATCGGAGAGCTGGAATTCCGCGAGCTGAACGAGCATACCGCCGCCGGACGCGAGGTCGAAGAGCTGGTGAAACCCTTGTTGGAGGGCCGTTCGGCGGGGGTGATCTCCGAGGCGGGCGTGCCGGGCGTGGCCGATCCGGGGGCGTTGGTCGTCGAGGCGTGCCACCGTCGCGGCATCCGCGTGGTGCCGCTCGTGGGGCCGTCGTCGATCATCCTCGCGGTGATGGCGTCGGGGCTCAACGGCCAGTCGTTCGCCTTCAACGGCTATCTGCCCGTGAAGCCGCCCGAGCGGGCGAAGGCCATCCGCTTTTTCGAGCGGCGGGCCCTGACCGAAGGGCAGTCGCAGCTGTTCATCGAGGCGCCCTACCGCAACGGGAAGCTGATGGAGCAGCTGGTGCAGACGCTCGGGGCGGAGACGCGCCTGACGGTGGCCGTGGAGCTGACGGCTCCCGGCGGGCGGATCGAAACCCGCACGGCGGGGGAGTGGCGGCGGCGTCCGCTGCCCGAACTGAACAAACGCCCGGCGATTTTCATCATCGGGTAG